GATTGCCTACGGCTCCGCCAAGGATCAATCCAAGTCCAGTGATGCCGGTGTGTCCCAGTTCGTCTTCCTGCCGCACCAACCAGAGGATGAAGAGCATGGCAAAAAGGGTGGCGGCCACGAAAAAAGGTGTTTGCCAGTCGATCTGGCTGTTGTTGAGGAATCCAAAAGCCGCGCCCATATTGTGCACGAGGGTGAGGTTGAAGAAGCCGGGAATGATCTCCCGGCTTTCCCACAGGGTAAAGCTTTTTTGAACCAGAGCCTTGGTGACCAGGTCAGGAATCAGAATCACCAAGGCCCAGGTAATGGTCGTAAGAAAACGTTTTTTCAAGTTATGCCTCGGTCAGAACAGCGGTACACCTGGGGCAGACATCCGGGTATTCCGAATTGGTGCCGAGTTGGTCGTCAAAACGCCAGCAGCGCTGGCATTTTTCACCCTGGGCGTGCTCCACCACAACGCCGAGTCCCTCGATTTCCTCAGATCGGTAGGCTCCTTTCGGGATGTTGGCCTCAGGCTGCAACTCCACACGCGAGACAATGAAGAATTCCAACAGATCCAGACCGTCCAGCCGATCCAGCAATTCATTCGAGCCGTAGAGCGTGATCTTGGCGTCCAGCGATTTGCCGACAAGCCCTTCTTTGCGTTTCGGCTCAATGGCCTTGGTGACCTCACCGCGAAGTTCCAGCAGCAGTTCCCAACGGGAACGCTCCTCATCGCTGATTTCCGCTTCAAGCGGGTCAAAGCGCAGAGAGAAAACCGTGGGCAGGGCAGGTTTCAGCGACTGAGGAAGGTGCGAGAACGCTTCTTCCGCAGTAAATGAAAGGATTGGTGCCATGTCTCTGATCAGCGTGAGCAGGGCTTGCCAAGCTACGGTTTGGGCGCTGCGACGCTTGAGTCCATCCTGGGACTCGCAATAGAGGCGGTCTTTGACAATATCAAGCCAAAAGGAGGAAAGCTCCACTACGCAGGTGTTGTGCAGTGTATGATACACCTTGTGGAATTCATACTCCGTATACGCCTGCTGCATTTCCTCGTGGCGGCGCGCCATGACGTCCAGCAGGAATCGGTCGGGACCGAGCAGCTGTTTGACGGGGACGGCGTTTTCCGGCCCGAAATCATTGAGAACGGAGAGCAGGAATTTGCAGGTGTTGCGGATGCGTCGGTAGGCGTCCACAAGCCGGTCCAAGGTTTCAGTCGAGAGACGCACATCCTCTTGATAGTTGGAGGAGGCAACCCACATACGCAGGATTTCCGCGCCGTACTTGTCGATGATTTCTTTTGGAGCAACAACGTTTCCAATAGATTTCGACATTTTGCGCCCGTCGCCATCCACGACGTATCCGTGGGTGAGCACGGACTTGTACGGCGGTTTGCCCCGCGTCCCCATGCTGGCCAGCAGTGAGCTGTGGAACCAACCACGGTGCTGGTCAGAGCCTTCAAGGTACAGGTCCGCGGGGTATCCCACGTCCTTACGCTGTTCGCATACTGCGGCAAAGCTGGTGCCGGAATCAAACCAGACGTCCAAAATGTCGGACTCCCGTTTCCACTTGCGAGCGCCGCATTTGGGACAAACGGGAACGCCTTCGGTAATTTCCTCCATGGGAGCATCAAACCAATAGTCGCATCCGTGCTCGTGTTCGGCAAAACGGTCTACGATTCGAAACACCCATTCAGGGTCGTGCCAAGCCTCATCGCATTCCTCGCAGATCAACGCCACAATGGGAACGCCCCAGTTGCGTTGGCGGGAGATGCACCAGTCAGGGCGTTTTTCGATCATGCCGTAGATGCGTTCCTCGCCCCAGGCTGGAATCCAGCGCACATCGTTACGGATGGCCTTGAGGGCACGCTCCCGCAGATCGTTGGCGGCCATGCTGATGAACCACTGGGTCGTGGCCCGGAAAATGACCGGCTTTTTGCATCGCCAGCAGTGGGGGTAGGAGTGGGTGATTTTTTGAGAGGCCAGGAGTTTGCCCAGCTCTTTCAATTTTTCGATGACCTTGGGGTTGGCGTCCCAGACATTGAGTCCGGCAAAGAATTCCACTTCCTTGCGGAAAACGCCCGCGTCATCCATGGGGGAATAAATTTCCAGTCCGTACCGTTGGCCGGTTTCAAAGTCTTCGCGACCATGCCCCGGTGCGGTGTGCACACAACCGGTACCCGTGTCCAGGGTTACGTAGTCAGCCAGTACGATGGGGGAAGGGCGCCCGTAGATGGGGTGCTCAGCCTGGAGTCCTTCAAGTTCGGCCCCCTTGACCCGTTTGATGATCCCATGCTCGTTCCAGCCGAACAGCTCTGCACAGGATTCCAGGAGTTCTTCGGCTAGGATGTAGGTGCCGCTTTCGGTCTGGACGAAGACATAGTCAAAGTCAGGATGCACAGCCACGGCCATGTTGTCAGGGATGGTCCAGGGCGTGGTGGTCCAGATGGCGATCCAGGTGGCGGCCGGGTCGGCCTGGGGGCAGATTTGGGAAAGGTCGGCGTTCTTCAAGGGAAAACGCACGTAAATGGATGGGGAGGTGTGGTCCTCGTATTCAACTTCTGCCTCAGCCAATGCGGTGTGACAATCACAACACCAATGCACAGGCTTCTTACCGCGAACCACAGACCCCTCGGCCATGAACCGACCCAATTCCCTGGCAGTTGCGGCTTCGTACTCCGGGGTCATGGTTACATACGGATTATCCCATTGGCCCAGAACACCGAGGCGTTTGAAATCTTTGCGCTGAACGTCCAACCACTTGGTAGCGTACTCGCGGCAGAGCCGACGGATAACCGTGGTCGGCAGGTCGGTTTTGCCCTTTTCTTTGAGCTGTTGTTCGACCTTGTGTTCAATGGGCAGGCCGTGGCAATCCCAGCCGGGAACATATTCGGCTTGGAACCCCTGCATGTTGCGGGATTTAACCACGATGTCCTTGATGATTTTGTTCAGGGCGGTACCCATATGAATATTGCCGTTGGCATAGGGAGGACCGTCATGCAGCACGAAACGTTCCGCGCCGTTATTGGACTCCGTCATGCGGGCGTAGGTCTGGTTTTCTTCCCAGCGTGCCAGGGCTTCAGGCTCGCGTTGGCGCAGGTTGGCCTTCATGGGAAAGCTGGTCTTCGGCAGCAGCAGGGTGGATTTGTAATCACTCATGATAGAAGTTGGTCCTCCAGGGCGGTAATGGCGGCGAAGTGCCGCAAAAAATCGCTGAATAGCTTGGGGCAAGCGGCCCAGGAAGTCAAGACTGGGTCGGCGCGGCCAGGGGGCCAAACAGTTGTTACCGCATTTGAATCACAGGCAAATGAGTCCCTTGATGTTGTGCGCTTTGCGGTATACGTCAAGAACGTCCTCGGCGCATTGCACGGTTATTTCCGCGGTGACTCCTATGTATTTCCCTGTCCGGGAGGGTCTCTTGCTGACGCTTTCCTTGGGGAAAAGGTCGGCCGCTTCCCTTGCGCAGGCTTCTGGGCCGATAAATTTGAATGTGTATTTGCAGGGCCACTCGTGACATTCATTCAGCGTGTCGCGGAAAGAATCGAATGTGGTTTCGCTCATGGGCAACTCCTGCCGGTTTTTCCGGCTGCCTTCGCCGGGTGGGTGGGGCGATTGTGTTGTCGTCTTCGGGGACCATGTGCCGAGCAGTTCCTGTTGTCAGGAGCGATCCACAGGCTTCCGTGCTTGTGTAAAAGCAGACGCGAGGCCGGGTGGAGTCGGCTTCCTTGGCAACTAGTTTCATTGTCACCGGCTGTCAATGCGCAGGAAACGAAAATACATCTTCGGCCGCTTTGATGACTTCCACAAAGGTTTGTCCTGTGCTAGGTTCAACATGCAGAATGCTTGGCGATATGCGAAAGAGGAGCACAATGCCTTCGGAAGCTGGTGAGACGACGTACGACAAGGCCAAAATACTGATTGTTGACGATGACAGGGTCAACCTGAAGGTTCTTGAGGGAATGCTGCGTGGACTTGATGCAGAGATCCATCTTGCGCTTTCGGGTGAGGAAGCCCTTGAATTGGCGATGCAGCACCATTTTGTCCTTGTTCTGCTGGACGTTATGATGCCCGGAATTGACGGGTTTCAGACGGCGGAGCAGTTGCGCTCCCGAGGTGGGACCGAGGACATTCCAATTATCTTCGTTACCGCCATCAGTAAAGAGCAGCGGCACGTTTTTAAGGGGTACGAACTCGGTGCCGTTGATTATTTGTTCAAGCCCGTTGAGCCGGAAATTCTGCAAAGCAAGGTCCGGGTTTTTCTTGATCTATACGCTCAGCGCCAGGCGTTGCAGGCCTCGGAAGAGCGTTACCGGACGGTGGCTGACTACAATTACGACTGGGAAATTTGGTTTTCTCCCAACGATAAGATTCTTTACTGTAGCCCTTCCTGTGAGCGGATCAGCGGGTACACTGCAGACGAGATTATTGACGGAGAGGACATCTTCCGCCGGATTATTCTGGATGAGGATTACGATTCCTGGCGTCATTTCATGGCGGATGAAATGCGGGTGGACGGCGACTCCTTCGACTTCAGGATTTTTCGCAAAGATGGTCGGGAGCGCTGGATCAGCCTGGTTAAATTCGACGTGCGGAAGGATGATGGAAAATCCCTTGGGCTGCGGTGTTCTCTGCGGGATATTACCGACCGTAAAAAGATGGAGATTCAGCTCCGCCATCAAGCGTTGCATGACCCGTTGACAGCGCTTGCCAACCGTACGTTGCTTATGGACCGGGTGGCCCGGGCCATGGAACGCGCCAATCGACACGAAGACTTCCACTTTGCCCTGGTGTTTTTGGATCTGGATCGTTTCAAGGTAGTGAACGACAGCCTGGGGCATATTTTCGGGGATTCGCTTTTGGTCGAGGTCAGCAAGCGGCTCTGGGAATGTGTGCGAGGTATGGATACGGTGGCCCGCTTCGGAGGTGACGAATTTGTTTTGCTTCTTGAGGAGCTGGATGCTCCGAGAGAAGCGTTCACGGTGATCCGTCGTGTGCTGGATCAACTTCGTGAGCCGTTTCTTATCGAGGGACATCAGGTCCAGACGACGGTGAGCATCGGCGTGGTTCTCGGCGCCCAGGAGGATGACCGTCCAAGCGACTTGTTGCAGAAGGCCAACATTGCCATGTACCGGGCCAAAGAGTCCGGGCGGGATCGATTCGATATCTATAATGATCGAATGCTGCAGCGGGCCGTGGACCTTATGCACCTGGAAAACGATTTGCGGAAAGCGGTGCAGGAGCGGGAGTTTCGGGTCTACTATCAGCCGATTGTTTCGTTGGAACACGGTGGGCTGGCAGGCTTTGAGGCTTTGGTGCGCTGGGAGCACCCTGAGCGTGGTATCGTCAGTCCCGGAGAGTTTATCCCCTTGGCTGAAGAGACCGGATTGATCATTGATCTTGGACGACAGGTGCTGGAGGAGTCCACCCGGACTTTGGCCCGGTGGGGCAGGGAGCATGAGCAAGCCGAGAAATTGCAGCTTTCCGTGAACATTTCCGCCCGTCAATTCCGGAATAACGATTTGGTGCAAGACGTCATCACCGCGTTGCAAAAGTCCGGCCTGCAGCCTGGGCGTCTTAAGCTGGAGATCACGGAATCCACGGTCATGGATAACGTGGAAACTTCGCTGCTGCGTCTGCAACGGCTTAAGGAAGAGGGGATCCGTATCTCCATGGACGACTTTGGTACCGGTTATTCGTCCATGAGTTATCTGCAAAAATTTCCTTTGGATCAGCTGAAGGTCGATTTGAGTTTTGTTCGCCGCATTCTTGACTCTACTGAAAATGCGGAAATCGTCCGGGCCATCATCACATTGGCGCATAGTTTGCGCATGGCCGTAGTGGCGGAGGGCATTGAATTGGAAGAACAGGCCGACCTGCTGCATTCCCTGCATTGCGAATTAGGACAGGGGTATTTGTACTCTCCGCCTGTGCCAGCCAAGCAGGCCGAAGAGCTGTTGCTTAAGGGAATTCCAGCGGCTCGGCCGAGGTAGATCTTGAACCGGTCACCATTGGGAATTTATTTGTCTTTTGGTTTTTATTTTGTGGCGTGCGTGTATACGCCATCCCAATTCCTTGGGCAGGCCGTTTCAAGTTCCGCACAGCGTTTGTGCAATATTTTATAGAGCCGCGAATCCGGGTGGTCGCGTTGTAAAAGTGCGAAGGCTTCTTGTGCCTCAGCGAATCGACCATTGCAGTAATATTGTTTTGCCTGGGCATATCGGTTCAGCTCAGTTTCCCTTTTGACCCTGTCCTCTTGAGAAATCGGCGCATATATAGTCAAAGGATTCTCCCGGCCCTTGACCCGTACTCTGTCTATTTCCCAGAATGCCGCATAATTTTCGCAGGCTTTTGCCACCTCTTCACTGACGAGCAGGGGCAGTCCGTAATATTTGGTCAGCCCCTCCAGACGGGAGGCAAGGTTTACGTTGTCCCCGATAAGGGTATAGTCAAACAAATCCGCCGACCCCATGTTTCCTACACGGACGATTCCACTGTGTAGGCCAATACCTATTTCAAGCCGCAGTCCAAAGTTCTGTTCGAACTGCTGGTTGAGTTTTCCAAGAATTTGTAATTGCGTCAGCGCGGCATCCAGTGCCTTTTGAGGGTGCAACGGGACGTTCAACGGAGCGTTCCAAAAAGCCATAACCGCATCTCCGATAAATTTGTCCAACGTGCCATCTCGTTCTGTAATGATTCTGGTCATTGGGGTGAGATATTCTCTGAGCAGTTCACTCACCTGTGAAGGGGGGAGTTGTTCGGAAAGTGAGGTAAAGTTCCGAATATCGGAAAAAAGGATCGTAACTTCCCTTTCTTCGCCGTCCAGAGTCAGCGTGTTTGGATTCTTGACGATCCGTTGGATGACTGCGGGGGCAAGATAGTGGGAGAAGGCTCCTTCGATGAACTGTTTTTGGCGCTCTTCGCGCCAGAATTTGACGATGGTCATGGCTGTAAAGGTCAGCACCAGGCAGAGAAGCGGATAGAACGGTGAAACAAAATAATGATACTCGGCAAACAAATGGTCGGCACCATACCAGATGCCTACACCCAGCCCCAGCAAGGGAGGCAGTAGCCACGCTGCTCGCGCCTTGGCAAGGAGAACCACGGTCAGAAGTCCGCAACCCAGTAACGCCAACATTTCCAGACCGGGAGCCCATGGTGGAATACGAATGAAATCCTGGCTGAGGATGTTGTCTACAATGGTGGCATGCGTTTCCACTCCGGGAAAGTTCTGACTGAAGGGAGTTGTACGAATGTCTTTGAGACCGGCTGCGGACGTGCCGACAAAAACGATTTTGTTATTCACGGCCTGGAACGCTTCGGGAGAGCCGCGCAGGATCGCTTCTGCGCTGACATACGGATAGGTATTTTCCGGGCCTCGGTAATTAACGAGAAAATTAGCGGAAGTGCCGAGGGGGATATTGGTTCCTGCTACGGCAAGGCTTTCTGTGCCGCGTTCTGAATAGTTCAGTATGACGGTTTGCGTGTCCGAAGCCTGGAGCAACGTCGCCAAAGCCAGGCTGGGATAGGCCTTGCCATTGAATCGAACCAATAGAGGAACACGCCGAACAGTGCCGTCCGGGTCGGTGCGCGTCGTGAAATATCCCGAAGCCGGAGCAGCTCGGGCAAGTATGGCCAATGGCGGGGTGATCTCCCGGGCCGTGGGCAACAGTTTTTCTGGAGCCATGACGAGTTGCGGTGTCAGGCTTCGAGTTACCAGCCCCACAGAGGGAACGGAGGATACTGTCTGTGTGGCTTGGGCCGGGGCGTCAAATCGAAATGCATAGCCAAGTACATAGGGACCGGTAGCAAGCGTCTGCGCCAGGAGTTGATCATTGTCGCGCAAGATGTCGGGAACTCCCTGAATGGACGGCGTCTCTTCCAGGTACGGGCCGAAAGACGTTTCCAGGTCGCTTAGGATGCGCTGGGGAGAGGTGCGGTCCGGTTCGGCAAAGAGGATATCCAACCCAACAACAACGGCTCCGGCCTGGTTCAGCCGGTCCACAAGCCGGGCAATGCGATGCCGCGGCCATGGCCATTGGCCCAGGCGCCGGAGGCTGTCCTCATCGATATCAACTATGGCCAGCGCAGGGTGCGGCGTATTGGCGGCATTGGTGCGCAGCAAGTGGTCATATATTCGTAGGTCGATCAGTGAGAGCGTTCGAGGGTGTCGAACGTACAACGCGGCCACAAGCAGCACGGATACAAGACCTACCAAGGGGACAATGAACCGTAAACGTGGGTTTTTGACCATTCGCTGATACGCCATCCGTTTTGCCTTGCTGGGGTGTGAAGCGCGAAGCCCTCATTCGAAGGCGAACAAAATTATGCCATCAATGGGCAAGAAGTCCAGGTAACTATAGCGGACTGTTTTCTCTTTTGACAATGTGTTCAACCGAGGCTATCCAACCTTGCCTTTTTGCGGGATACAATTGTGTAGGGAGATAAGAATGGCACCTCTGCAGAATGTGGCGTTGGTGGATTTTATCCATTGTCTGTCACGAACCATGGATTTGGTGAGTAAGGCCGTAGTGGACCACCATGTCCGTGTGGGCTACTTCGCGTTTCGGCTCGCTACGGACGCCGGGTTTTCCAGTGGAGTTTGTCGTGATCTTTTGGTGGCAGGGCTGCTCCATGATGCCGGGGCGTTGTCCTTGACCAGCCGTTTGGACGCATTGCAGTTTGAGCATGACGGAACAGTCCATGCCGAGGCCGGATACCGGCTCCTTCGGCCGTATCCGCGACTGCGCCGTCCCGCGGAGTATGTCCGGCTGCACCATACCTCCTATCTGGATATGCGGGAAATGAGTGAAGTCCTTCCTGGAGCCGGTATTTTGCAGCTGGCCGATAGGGTTGATGCCCTTATCGACAGGGGGGGACCCTTGCATATGCAGATACAGAGTATTCGTGAGCGTATCCGGCTCCAGGCAGGGCGACTTCTTGACCCTGAGCACGTGGATTTGTTTTTATCCTATGCTCCGGAACATACTTTTTGGACGGAAGCAGAGCGACCTCAGGAGCGCTTGCGTTCCATGGCCTCTTCACAGCTCCCGCCGGAGATGTTGGAGCCTCCCGAGGTTTTGGAGCTTTCATTGCTTTTTTCTCAGATTATTGATTTTCGGAGCCGTTTTACCTCGACTCATTCCAGCGGCGTGGCGGAATGCGCTACCGTTCTGGCCCGTATGATCGGATTTGATGATCAACGTTTGCGGCTCATGCGGGTTGCCGGTAATCTGCATGATTTGGGCAAACTCGCTGTTCCCAGGGAAATATTGGATAAACCTGGGCTGTTGGATGAACGGGAATGGCAGATTATGCGTGATCACGCCATGTATACGGAGCAGGTCTTGGCAGATTTGCCCGGCATGGAGCGCATTGCCCGATGGGCCGGGGATCATCATGAACGTTTGGATGGTCGGGGCTACCCCTCCGGCCTGGGGAGTGACGAGTTGTCTTTGGGCAGCCGCATCGTGGCGGTGGCCGATGTATTCACCGCCCTGAGCGAAGATCGGCCGTACCGTGCTGGAATGCAACAGTCCGATGTCTTGAATGTCATGCGCGATATGGCGGGAACCGCCCTGGACGGGGATGTGGTTGCGCTTTTGGATCGAAACCATGAAGAAATCAATGGGCTGCGAAGAGCGGCTCAACAACGTGCGGCTCGGCTGTTTTCCGGGTTTGACTCCGAGGTTCTATGAGTTTTTCTTTTCGTCGTTATCTGCCCACCAAACAAATGATGCGGCATGCCTTCAAGACTGCGTTGGCCGCCTACATTTCTCTATTGGTGTCGGATTGGGTCGGTCTTGAGTATGGATACTGGGCGGCCATCTCCGCCGTCATCGTCATGCAGGCCGACCTTGGCGGCTCCATTCGTATGGGGCTGTGGCGGCTCATGGGGACATTTGTCGGAGCGCTGATAGGTATTTTATGTCTGACCATTTA
The sequence above is drawn from the Paucidesulfovibrio gracilis DSM 16080 genome and encodes:
- the lspA gene encoding signal peptidase II; translated protein: MKKRFLTTITWALVILIPDLVTKALVQKSFTLWESREIIPGFFNLTLVHNMGAAFGFLNNSQIDWQTPFFVAATLFAMLFILWLVRQEDELGHTGITGLGLILGGAVGNLIDRLSHRYVIDFFDFHLAGWHWPAFNIADCGITIGAGLVLLNYWTRQRNAPDPD
- a CDS encoding HD domain-containing phosphohydrolase, which gives rise to MAPLQNVALVDFIHCLSRTMDLVSKAVVDHHVRVGYFAFRLATDAGFSSGVCRDLLVAGLLHDAGALSLTSRLDALQFEHDGTVHAEAGYRLLRPYPRLRRPAEYVRLHHTSYLDMREMSEVLPGAGILQLADRVDALIDRGGPLHMQIQSIRERIRLQAGRLLDPEHVDLFLSYAPEHTFWTEAERPQERLRSMASSQLPPEMLEPPEVLELSLLFSQIIDFRSRFTSTHSSGVAECATVLARMIGFDDQRLRLMRVAGNLHDLGKLAVPREILDKPGLLDEREWQIMRDHAMYTEQVLADLPGMERIARWAGDHHERLDGRGYPSGLGSDELSLGSRIVAVADVFTALSEDRPYRAGMQQSDVLNVMRDMAGTALDGDVVALLDRNHEEINGLRRAAQQRAARLFSGFDSEVL
- a CDS encoding putative bifunctional diguanylate cyclase/phosphodiesterase, which encodes MPSEAGETTYDKAKILIVDDDRVNLKVLEGMLRGLDAEIHLALSGEEALELAMQHHFVLVLLDVMMPGIDGFQTAEQLRSRGGTEDIPIIFVTAISKEQRHVFKGYELGAVDYLFKPVEPEILQSKVRVFLDLYAQRQALQASEERYRTVADYNYDWEIWFSPNDKILYCSPSCERISGYTADEIIDGEDIFRRIILDEDYDSWRHFMADEMRVDGDSFDFRIFRKDGRERWISLVKFDVRKDDGKSLGLRCSLRDITDRKKMEIQLRHQALHDPLTALANRTLLMDRVARAMERANRHEDFHFALVFLDLDRFKVVNDSLGHIFGDSLLVEVSKRLWECVRGMDTVARFGGDEFVLLLEELDAPREAFTVIRRVLDQLREPFLIEGHQVQTTVSIGVVLGAQEDDRPSDLLQKANIAMYRAKESGRDRFDIYNDRMLQRAVDLMHLENDLRKAVQEREFRVYYQPIVSLEHGGLAGFEALVRWEHPERGIVSPGEFIPLAEETGLIIDLGRQVLEESTRTLARWGREHEQAEKLQLSVNISARQFRNNDLVQDVITALQKSGLQPGRLKLEITESTVMDNVETSLLRLQRLKEEGIRISMDDFGTGYSSMSYLQKFPLDQLKVDLSFVRRILDSTENAEIVRAIITLAHSLRMAVVAEGIELEEQADLLHSLHCELGQGYLYSPPVPAKQAEELLLKGIPAARPR
- a CDS encoding CHASE2 domain-containing protein translates to MAYQRMVKNPRLRFIVPLVGLVSVLLVAALYVRHPRTLSLIDLRIYDHLLRTNAANTPHPALAIVDIDEDSLRRLGQWPWPRHRIARLVDRLNQAGAVVVGLDILFAEPDRTSPQRILSDLETSFGPYLEETPSIQGVPDILRDNDQLLAQTLATGPYVLGYAFRFDAPAQATQTVSSVPSVGLVTRSLTPQLVMAPEKLLPTAREITPPLAILARAAPASGYFTTRTDPDGTVRRVPLLVRFNGKAYPSLALATLLQASDTQTVILNYSERGTESLAVAGTNIPLGTSANFLVNYRGPENTYPYVSAEAILRGSPEAFQAVNNKIVFVGTSAAGLKDIRTTPFSQNFPGVETHATIVDNILSQDFIRIPPWAPGLEMLALLGCGLLTVVLLAKARAAWLLPPLLGLGVGIWYGADHLFAEYHYFVSPFYPLLCLVLTFTAMTIVKFWREERQKQFIEGAFSHYLAPAVIQRIVKNPNTLTLDGEEREVTILFSDIRNFTSLSEQLPPSQVSELLREYLTPMTRIITERDGTLDKFIGDAVMAFWNAPLNVPLHPQKALDAALTQLQILGKLNQQFEQNFGLRLEIGIGLHSGIVRVGNMGSADLFDYTLIGDNVNLASRLEGLTKYYGLPLLVSEEVAKACENYAAFWEIDRVRVKGRENPLTIYAPISQEDRVKRETELNRYAQAKQYYCNGRFAEAQEAFALLQRDHPDSRLYKILHKRCAELETACPRNWDGVYTHATK
- a CDS encoding DUF493 domain-containing protein, with protein sequence MSETTFDSFRDTLNECHEWPCKYTFKFIGPEACAREAADLFPKESVSKRPSRTGKYIGVTAEITVQCAEDVLDVYRKAHNIKGLICL
- the ileS gene encoding isoleucine--tRNA ligase encodes the protein MSDYKSTLLLPKTSFPMKANLRQREPEALARWEENQTYARMTESNNGAERFVLHDGPPYANGNIHMGTALNKIIKDIVVKSRNMQGFQAEYVPGWDCHGLPIEHKVEQQLKEKGKTDLPTTVIRRLCREYATKWLDVQRKDFKRLGVLGQWDNPYVTMTPEYEAATARELGRFMAEGSVVRGKKPVHWCCDCHTALAEAEVEYEDHTSPSIYVRFPLKNADLSQICPQADPAATWIAIWTTTPWTIPDNMAVAVHPDFDYVFVQTESGTYILAEELLESCAELFGWNEHGIIKRVKGAELEGLQAEHPIYGRPSPIVLADYVTLDTGTGCVHTAPGHGREDFETGQRYGLEIYSPMDDAGVFRKEVEFFAGLNVWDANPKVIEKLKELGKLLASQKITHSYPHCWRCKKPVIFRATTQWFISMAANDLRERALKAIRNDVRWIPAWGEERIYGMIEKRPDWCISRQRNWGVPIVALICEECDEAWHDPEWVFRIVDRFAEHEHGCDYWFDAPMEEITEGVPVCPKCGARKWKRESDILDVWFDSGTSFAAVCEQRKDVGYPADLYLEGSDQHRGWFHSSLLASMGTRGKPPYKSVLTHGYVVDGDGRKMSKSIGNVVAPKEIIDKYGAEILRMWVASSNYQEDVRLSTETLDRLVDAYRRIRNTCKFLLSVLNDFGPENAVPVKQLLGPDRFLLDVMARRHEEMQQAYTEYEFHKVYHTLHNTCVVELSSFWLDIVKDRLYCESQDGLKRRSAQTVAWQALLTLIRDMAPILSFTAEEAFSHLPQSLKPALPTVFSLRFDPLEAEISDEERSRWELLLELRGEVTKAIEPKRKEGLVGKSLDAKITLYGSNELLDRLDGLDLLEFFIVSRVELQPEANIPKGAYRSEEIEGLGVVVEHAQGEKCQRCWRFDDQLGTNSEYPDVCPRCTAVLTEA